The following proteins are encoded in a genomic region of Schistocerca serialis cubense isolate TAMUIC-IGC-003099 chromosome 9, iqSchSeri2.2, whole genome shotgun sequence:
- the LOC126419607 gene encoding arylsulfatase B-like, protein MRLLLVVASVWLVAAVGQAGAKPPNIVFIVADDMGWNDVSFHGSDQVPTPNIDALAYHGVILNGHYVQPVCTPSRSAIMTGKYPVRLGMQGHVILGDEVHALPEGKILPQYLKDLGYVTRAIGKWHLGHYSKVYTPTYRGFDSHLGYWNAGVGYYDYIFADQGAHGYDLRENLTTAWQYNGKYATDVFTEEAERLIREHDTERPLFLYFAHLACHPGDHSQLINAPQDLINSFSYISHPDRRILAAVMAKMDESVGRVVTALHERDMLNNSIIVFVADNGAGSDVNWGSNFPFRGIKNSLWEGAVHGVAAVWSPLLQNTSRVDHELMHISDWLPTLYAAAGGNASDLPDDLDGVNMWPRLVSGEPSQRTEILLNYDEVAENGAVRVGDWKLVKGVQNNDYYAGASGAEDPLFTPAYDPEEVLASPVGQALSSVVVASPEAEDVLRLRAEATVSCPERPAHGLCNITSTSGWCVFNIRQDPCEAGDGAPADMPEGLVDNLLERLETLSQPLMPQPGANVTQTDLADPKRWNNTWVPWVDCIADNADPMCNVVT, encoded by the exons ATGCGACTGCTGCTGGTGGTGGCGAGTGTGTGGCTGGTGGCCGCCGTGGGGCAGGCAGGGGCCAAGCCGCCCAACATCGTCTTCATCGTCGCCGACGACATG GGCTGGAACGACGTGAGCTTCCACGGCTCGGACCAGGTGCCCACGCCCAACATCGACGCCTTGGCGTACCACGGGGTGATCCTCAACGGCCACTACGTGCAGCCAGTCTGCACGCCGTCCCGGTCGGCCATCATGACCGGGAAGTACCCCGTCCGACTGG GCATGCAGGGCCACGTTATCCTGGGGGACGAGGTGCACGCGCTGCCCGAGGGCAAGATCCTGCCGCAGTACCTCAAGGACCTGGGCTACGTCACCAGGGCCATCGGCAAGTGGCACCTGGGCCACTACTCCAAGGTCTACACGCCCACCTACCGCGGGTTCGACTCCCACCTCGGCTACTGGAACGCCGGCGTCGGATACTACGACTACATATTTGCAGACCAG GGTGCCCACGGGTACGACCTGCGCGAGAACCTGACGACGGCGTGGCAGTACAACGGCAAGTACGCGACGGACGTGTTCACCGAGGAGGCGGAGCGGCTGATCCGGGAGCACGACACGGAGCGGCCGCTGTTCCTCTACTTCGCGCACCTCGCCTGCCACCCCGGGGACCACTCGCAGCTCATCAACGCCCCGCAGGACCTCATCAACAGCTTCTCCTACATCTCGCACCCCGACCGCCGCATACTCGCAG CGGTGATGGCGAAGATGGACGAGTCGGTGGGGCGTGTGGTGACAGCCCTGCACGAGCGCGACATGCTCAACAACTCCATCATAGTGTTCGTCGCCGACAACGGGGCGGGCAGCGACGTCAACTGGGGGTCCAACTTCCCGTTCAGAGGC ATAAAGAACAGCCTGTGGGAAGGCGCAGTGCACGGTGTGGCTGCTGTATGGAGCCCGCTGCTGCAGAACACGTCCAGGGTGGACCACGAGCTGATGCACATATCGGACTGGCTGCCCACGCTGTACGCCGCAGCAG GAGGTAATGCGTCAGACCTGCCGGACGACCTGGACGGCGTGAACATGTGGCCGCGGCTGGTCTCTGGAGAGCCCAGCCAGCGCACGGAGATACTCCTCAACTACGACGAGGTGGCCGAGAACGGCGCCGTCCGCGTCGGCGACTGGAAGCTCGTCAAAG GTGTGCAGAACAACGACTACTACGCCGGGGCAAGCGGCGCTGAGGACCCGCTGTTCACGCCAGCCTACGACCCAGAGGAGGTGCTGGCCAGTCCAGTGGGGCAGGCGCTCTCCAGCGTGGTCGTGGCGTCCCCGGAGGCGGAGGACGTGCTGCGGCTGCGCGCTGAGGCGACCGTGTCCTGCCCGGAGCGGCCCGCCCACGGACTGTGCAACATCACGAGCACCAGCGGCTGGTGCGTCTTCAACATCAGGCAGGACCCGTGCGAGGCGGGCGACGGTGCGCCTGCTGACATGCCGGAGGGCCTTGTGGACAATCTGCTGGAGCGGCTGGAGACGCTGTCGCAGCCGCTGATGCCGCAGCCGGGGGCCAACGTCACGCAGACCGACCTGGCCGACCCCAAGCGCTGGAACAACACCTGGGTGCCCTGGGTCGACTGCATCGCCGACAACGCAGACCCCATGTGCAACGTCGTCACGTAG